A region from the Brettanomyces bruxellensis chromosome 4, complete sequence genome encodes:
- a CDS encoding uncharacterized protein (BUSCO:EOG092624JL), protein MHPSQTDPYDNLSISAVKQKHKLSKKASKMFITAESIIPDGLLDRQEPISSLTAENVENTETGFISEQPSLYEESIEPDNQQIKKIKSTGVLNTETGGPRLEINKGDNQTSHHKQNISTDEPTVTWSNTGSHSSSINITNSNGAFVDSPSFLSPYINDTQNHTSSGSLEQSSILDRLSLVESVTHTPSSCASMAPFTNFGFTPDFSDHKATERVFFSKKKHFFILSSAGKPIYSMNGCDDIVTVYAGIIQTIVSFFQYHPDGSSQHIHSVTAKDGIGKTVKLVFADRSPILLMTSSSTGESDAQLAQQLDIIYSFLIATLSKPHIEKVYEKRDNFDLRSILGKADISCLDAICNDLTNFGNPGAIVGGLECLNIRHKTRKKLDGIFLKHRSENLLYGLLVAPNGRLVSVLRPRLHTLHSLDLMLLFSMIYNTNTFKSTVEEGTDHPSGTMPLATNEDFWVPICLPKFNPNGFLYAFIQLVEMKDELLLKLHDLNTDVLGNQYSYANNNLGKGTQLAVILISVFKDTFFEMRKASHAIVQDIKLNRTIFRELYKSVVGTQGSDGTTGFPNGRVSPIEIPAPLIKHFIFKSRRYTQFVSSNLQGSKVEMRTQDDIKVKGQIMELYSHLRSRQMQNVSIKATGNQVEGIGNTLSTSQKEKYVDIIEWSVNGDLVTGVLISSPSYDLYAISNGV, encoded by the coding sequence ATGCATCCATCTCAGACTGATCCATATGACAACTTGTCCATTAGTGCAGTAAAGCAGAAGCATAAGCTCTCCAAGAAGGCTTCTAAAATGTTCATTACCGCTGAAAGCATAATCCCTGACGGTCTATTGGATCGACAAGAACCAATTTCATCTTTAACCGCAGAGAATGtagaaaatacagaaaCAGGTTTCATTTCAGAGCAACCATCTTTATACGAAGAATCTATTGAACCGGATAACCAACAGATTaagaagataaaatcaACCGGGGTGTTAAATACTGAAACTGGAGGACCAAGACTGGAGATTAACAAAGGTGATAATCAAACGTCTCACcacaaacaaaatataagcACAGATGAGCCAACTGTGACTTGGTCAAATACGGGAAGTCATTCATCAAGCATTAATATTACAAATAGCAATGGTGCATTTGTCGACTCGCCAAGTTTTCTTTCCCCATACATTAACGATACACAAAATCATACATCTAGTGGGTCTTTAGAGCAATCTTCAATACTGGATAGGTTGTCATTGGTAGAGTCTGTTACGCACACACCTTCATCCTGTGCATCTATGGCACCATTCACAAATTTTGGTTTTACACCTGATTTCTCTGATCACAAAGCGACCGAAAGGGtgttcttttccaaaaaaaagcatttcttTATCCTCTCTTCCGCTGGAAAACCGATTTATTCGATGAATGGCTGCGATGACATTGTTACAGTCTATGCTGGCATTATACAAACAatagtttcattttttcagTATCATCCTGACGGTAGTTCTCAACATATTCATTCCGTCACGGCCAAAGACGGCATTGGTAAAACGGTGAAATTAGTATTTGCAGATCGATCTCCAATTTTATTGATGACCTCATCATCGACTGGGGAGTCAGATGCTCAATTGGCTCAGCAACTTGATATAATATACAGCTTTCTTATTGCAACACTCAGCAAACCTCATATTGAGAAGGTCTATGAGAAAAGGGACAACTTTGATTTGAGGAGCATTTTGGGAAAAGCTGATATTTCATGCTTGGACGCCATTTGTAACGATTTAACAAATTTTGGGAATCCTGGTGCCATTGTTGGTGGTCTTGAATGTCTTAATATCAGGCATAAAACCAGAAAGAAGTTGGATGGCATTTTTCTGAAGCATAGGTCTGAAAACTTGCTATATGGGTTGCTAGTGGCACCAAATGGAAGATTGGTCAGTGTGCTTAGGCCAAGACTACACACTCTTCATTCATTGGATCTTATGTTGCTATTCTCGATGATCTACAACACCAATACTTTCAAGTCAACTGTTGAAGAAGGTACCGACCATCCCAGCGGTACTATGCCTTTAGCGACAAATGAGGACTTTTGGGTCCCGATATGTCTGCCAAAATTTAATCCTAACGGATTTCTCTACGCTTTCATTCAACTCGTAGAGATGAAAGATGAGCTATTGCTAAAATTGCACGATCTAAACACCGATGTACTTGGAAATCAATATTCATATGCCAATAACAACTTAGGTAAGGGAACACAGCTGGCTGTTATTCTAATCAGTGTCTTCAAAGACACATTTTTTGAGATGAGAAAAGCTTCCCATGCCATAGTCCAGGATATTAAACTCAATAGAACTATATTCAGAGAGTTGTATAAATCTGTGGTCGGAACACAGGGGTCGGATGGTACCACTGGTTTCCCAAATGGTCGAGTTTCACCAATTGAAATACCTGCTCCATTAATCAAgcattttatatttaaaagCAGGCGCTATACACAATTTGTATCTTCTAATTTACAAGGCAGCAAGGTTGAGATGAGAACGCAGGATGACATTAAAGTCAAAGGTCAGATCATGGAGTTATATTCACATCTGAGATCAAGGCAAATGCAGAATGTCTCCATTAAGGCTACCGGAAACCAGGTTGAGGGAATTGGTAACACGTTAAGCACAAGTCAAAAGGAGAAATACGTGGATATTATTGAATGGAGTGTTAATGGTGACTTGGTAACCGGAGTTTTAATATCATCGCCATCCTATGATCTATATGCCATAAGTAATGGGGTGTGA